A genome region from Qingrenia yutianensis includes the following:
- a CDS encoding glycoside hydrolase family 28 protein, with product MSRLTVSVTDFGAKPNDDALQTDKFQKAIDYCFEKGGGEVTVPEGEYLIGDIRLRSNITFHLLKNAVIKGSRNFEDFYNIENDKYDPIKIDNTLVWKSPSNRTPEYANLWLYSGVSKWNVGLIRIMNSENVEIIGEEGSVIDGQNCYCPGGEENYRGAHGISVQFCKNLRFSGYTIRHTGNWAHCISDSKNIITENLTVLGGHDGVHYRGCDNVEVKNCKIKTGDDAVAGFDNIDVHITDCELGSACSVFRFGGRNVLIENCTACGPCEYPFRGSMTDEEKSAGAYTSKTARYNTNAFFIYFVDETRKLREKQGNIIVRNCKVKNIDRLLRINLSGIETWQKGTPPDDITFENITADGMAKWINAYGNDECAFTLKLKNIDYTMRDGFEENSFMMLGKYKDISLENVKVHNFKGDTLIKTWGDLDKIHLDNFVCDGLDESKYIKKADDEFDVRYI from the coding sequence ATGAGCAGATTAACGGTAAGCGTAACCGATTTTGGAGCAAAACCGAATGACGATGCCTTGCAAACCGATAAATTTCAAAAAGCGATTGACTATTGCTTTGAAAAAGGCGGCGGCGAGGTAACCGTTCCCGAGGGTGAATATCTTATAGGCGATATTCGTCTTCGCAGCAACATCACTTTTCACCTTTTGAAAAATGCGGTGATAAAAGGAAGCAGAAATTTTGAAGATTTTTACAATATCGAAAACGATAAGTACGATCCGATTAAGATAGACAATACCCTTGTGTGGAAAAGTCCGTCGAACAGAACACCTGAATATGCGAATTTGTGGCTTTATTCGGGTGTGTCGAAATGGAATGTCGGTTTAATCAGAATTATGAACTCGGAAAACGTTGAAATCATAGGCGAGGAAGGCTCTGTTATTGACGGTCAGAACTGCTATTGTCCCGGCGGCGAGGAAAATTATCGCGGAGCGCACGGAATCAGCGTGCAGTTTTGCAAAAATCTTCGTTTTTCCGGTTACACCATTCGGCATACGGGCAACTGGGCGCACTGCATATCTGACAGTAAAAATATAATTACCGAAAATCTTACCGTTCTCGGCGGTCACGACGGTGTGCATTACCGCGGCTGCGACAATGTTGAAGTGAAAAACTGCAAAATCAAAACGGGTGACGACGCGGTTGCCGGTTTTGACAACATAGATGTGCATATTACCGATTGTGAATTGGGCAGCGCTTGCAGTGTTTTCAGATTCGGCGGACGAAATGTCCTTATTGAAAACTGCACGGCTTGCGGTCCCTGCGAATATCCTTTCCGCGGTTCTATGACCGATGAAGAAAAGTCAGCCGGTGCATATACCTCAAAAACCGCAAGGTATAATACAAACGCATTCTTTATATATTTTGTTGATGAAACAAGAAAACTGCGTGAAAAACAGGGCAACATCATTGTGAGAAACTGCAAGGTTAAAAATATTGACAGACTTTTGAGAATTAATCTTTCGGGAATTGAAACGTGGCAAAAAGGCACTCCTCCAGATGATATAACTTTTGAAAACATCACTGCGGACGGTATGGCGAAATGGATAAACGCATACGGCAACGACGAGTGTGCGTTTACGTTAAAGCTTAAAAATATCGACTACACAATGCGTGACGGTTTTGAGGAAAACAGCTTTATGATGCTCGGAAAATACAAAGACATCAGCCTTGAAAACGTGAAAGTCCACAATTTTAAAGGCGATACGCTTATCAAAACGTGGGGCGATTTGGATAAAATTCACCTTGACAATTTTGTATGCGACGGACTTGACGAAAGCAAGTATATTAAAAAAGCCGATGATGAATTTGATGTAAGATATATTTAA
- a CDS encoding YlcI/YnfO family protein, with translation MIVRKFKIPSVPMTTNKSIRFPNPVIEQVENAIRGTDCTFTAFVVEAVKLALESLEEDKK, from the coding sequence ATGATAGTGAGAAAATTTAAAATACCAAGTGTTCCTATGACTACAAATAAAAGTATACGTTTTCCCAATCCTGTAATTGAACAGGTAGAAAACGCAATCCGCGGTACAGACTGCACTTTCACCGCATTTGTTGTCGAGGCGGTAAAGCTTGCGCTTGAAAGTCTTGAAGAAGATAAAAAATAA